From the genome of Pseudoxanthomonas sp.:
ACACCACTGGCCAGTCCGGCGGCTGCATGACGTCGATCGCGATGGACATCAAGTATCCGGGCTTCTTTGCTGCCACGTTCCTGGTGGCTGGCCAGTGGGATCCGGCGTTTGTCAAGCCACTCGCGCGGCAGAAGCTGTGGATCCTGGTCTCGCAGGACGACGACAAGGCGTTCCCTGGCCAGAACGCGATCACCAAGGTACTGGAGCAAGAGGGGGCGAAGATCAGCCGCGCCACCTGGGACGGCACCTGGAGCGCCGAGCAGTTCCGCGCCGCCTTCGACAAGATCGACGCCGAGTGCAGTCCGATCAACTACGTGACCTTTGCCAAGGGCACAGTGATTCCCAAAGGCGACTCGGGCGCAGGCGCCAGCGGCCACCGCAACACCTGGCGCATCGCCTACACGATCGAACCGATCCGGGAGTGGATCTTCCGGCAACACGGGTAATCCAACAGCGCGTCGAGCCGGCGTGAGATGGCTCACATCGCGCCGGCCTCCGGGGTGTCCCGCCCGATTCCCGGAAGCCTTCTAAGGACCGCCAGCAAGGATGTCAGGCCGGCTTCGAAAAGCGCTCTGCACCTGTCGAGTCCGCCTGGATTGCTGTATCGGGCCCAGGCGTCATCCAGGGGCGTTCGGCACTGACGCCTTTATGAATTGGCAAAGCCCCGGCCCACGCTAGGTGGACCGGGGCTTCCGGAACGACAGCCGTGCTGCGACTTACTTGACCGGCTTGCCGTCGGCGTCGATCACAGACAGCTCGCCCAGCTTCAAGGCCTCGATCGGGGCCTGGATCTTGGACAGGTCGCCCACGATCACCCAGGTCAGCGCGTTGGCGTCGATGCCCTTGGCCGCGGCATTGGCCTGGGCCGGGGTGAACGCAGCCACCTGCGCGTTGCGCACCTGCACCCAGTTGTCCGGGCGGCCATAGCGGACGATGCCACCGATGGTGCTCATCACCGCATCAGCCGTCTCGTACGCACCGGGCTGGCTGCGCAGTTCGTTGGCGACGATCTTGTCGACCTCGGCCTCGGTCGCCGGCTGCTTGCCGCTGGTGTAGTCGACGATCTCGCGCTGCATCTCGGCCACCGACTCGGCGGTCTTGTCGATCTGCACCGGCGCAATGGACAGGAACGGACGCTGGCCCAGCGCATTGGTCAGCACGGTGCGGGCACCGTAGGACCAGTGCTTGTCCTCACGCAGGTTCATGTTCAGGCGCGAGGTGAAGGTCCCGCCCAGCACGTCGTTGGACAGGCCAAGCTGCACCGAACCGGCATCCTTGGTCGAAGGCATCAGCTCGCCGGCATAGATGTTGGCCTGCACCGCGCCCGGCTGGTCGATCAGGAACACGCGCGGTTTGGCCGGGCGCTTCACTTCCGGGATCGCCACGCCGGCCTTGGCCGTACCGATGCCCTTCCAATCGCCGAAGTACTTGTCCAGCATCGGCACGATCTGGGCCAGGGTCGTGTCACCAACCACGATCACCGTGGCCTGTTCCGGACGCAGCCACTGCTTCTGGTAGTTCAGCAGGTCATTGCGATCCAGCGCGGCAATCGCCGCTTCAGTGCCCGAACCGGTGAACGGGATGCCATACGGATGCGCCTCGCCGTACAGCAGCGGCGGCAGCACGCGCAGCGCGGCGGTCTGCGGACGCGCCTTCTCCTGGGCGATGCCGGCGATCCACTGGGCCTTGACCCGGTCGATCTCGGACGGCTCGAAGCGCGGCGCGCGCAGCATGGTCGAGAACAGGCTGACGGAAGGTTCCAGGTTTTCCTTCAGCGCCGATAGCGACGCGGTGGCGCCATCGAGCGAGGCACCGGCTTCCATCGCCGCACCCAGTTCTTCCGAACGCGACTTGAAGGCCAGCGAGCCCAGCTCGCCGGCGCCTTCGCCCAGCATCGAGGTCGCAAACCCGGCCGTGCCCAGCTTGCCGCCATGGTCGCTGGCGTAGCCGCCGTCGAAGTCATAGCTGATGTTGACCACCGGGATCTCGTGGCGCTCGGCCAGGACCACGGTGCTGCCATTTTTCAGCCTGGCGTGCTGCAGCGCCGGGAACTTGAGCTGCGGGAAGCTCTCGACCTTCGGCACGCCGGTCTTGCGGTCCACGCCGGTGGCCGAGACGGTGTACTTGGCGTCGGGCTTGGGCGTGATGAACGGCGCCGGCTTGGCCGAGGTTTCTTCCACCAGCGGCTGGCGCGCTCCCGGCTTGACCACGAAGGTGTGGCTCGGATTGCCCAGCCACTTGGCGGCGGCGTCGCGGACCTGTTCGATGGTCGCCGCGTTGATGTTGGCCAGCGACTCACGGAAGCAGCCCGGGTCGCCGGTGAAGGTCGCGCACGAAGCCAGCGCATCGGCCTTGCCGCCGAAGCCACCGATCCGCTCGATGCCACGGATGAAGCTGGCGCGGTAGGTGGTCTTGGCGCGCTCCAGTTCCTCTTCGGTCGGGCCGTCCTTGATCAGGCGGGCCAGCTCTTCGTTGATGACGGCCTCGACCTTGGCTTCCTCCACGCCGGTCTTGACCGTGGCGCGGATGCCGAAGTTGCCGCTCAGCTGCGAGCCGTAGTTGTAGGTGCTGATGCTGTCGACCAGCTGGTCCTTGTGGACCAGGCGCGCATCCAGGCGCGAGCTGGCGCTGCCGCCCAGCACGTCGGACACCAGGTCGAGCAGGTCGGCGTCCTTGCTGGCGGCCTGCGGCACGTTCCACAGGCGCTGCACCAGCACCTGCGGCACCTTGTCTTCCAGCGTGGTGCGGCCATCCTGCTTCAGCACCGCCACGTCGACCTTGGGCTGGGCCATGGTCGGGGTCGCCGGGATGTCACCGAAATACTTGGCGACCTTTTCCTTGGCGGTGGCCAGGTCGATGTCGCCGGCCAGCACCAGCACGGTGTTGTTGGGGCCGTACCAGGTCTTGAACCAGGTCTTGACGTCATCCAGCGAGGCTTCGTTGAGATCGTTCATCGAGCCGATCGTGGTGTGGTGGTACGGGTGGCCCACCGGGTACATGGTGCGCGCGACCACTTCGCGCAGCTGGCCGTAGGGCTGGTTCTCGCCCTGGCGCTTTTCGTTCTGGACCACGCCGCGCTGTTCGTCGAGGGTCTTCTGGTCGATGGCGCCAACCAAATGGCCCATGCGGTCCGATTCCATCCACAGCGCCATGTCCAGCGCGGTGGTCGGGATGTTCTCGAAATAGTTGGTGCGGTCGGTGTTCGTGGTGCCGTTCATGTCGGTGGCACCGGCCTGCTCGAACGGGGCGAAGTATTCGCCCGGCGCGTTCTCGCTGCCGTTGAACATCAGGTGCTCGAACAGGTGCGCAAAGCCGCTGCGACCGACCGGCTCATCCTTGCTGCCCACGTGGTACCACAGGTTCACCGCCACGATCGGCGCCTTGCGGTCGGTGTGCACGATCACGCGCAAGCCATTGGCCAGGGTGAACTGCTCATAGGGGATGTCGACCTTGGCCGGTGCGGTTGCGACCGTTGGCGATTGCGCCGCCGCGGTGGAGGCCACGCCGCCAAGCAGGGCGGCGGACAGGGCAAGGGCAAGCAGGTGGATCTGGGGACGCGGCGAAGTGCGCATGAAGCTCCTTTGTTCAACGAATGTCCGTGCGGCGCAAGCCGCGGCGGGTG
Proteins encoded in this window:
- a CDS encoding pitrilysin family protein — its product is MRTSPRPQIHLLALALSAALLGGVASTAAAQSPTVATAPAKVDIPYEQFTLANGLRVIVHTDRKAPIVAVNLWYHVGSKDEPVGRSGFAHLFEHLMFNGSENAPGEYFAPFEQAGATDMNGTTNTDRTNYFENIPTTALDMALWMESDRMGHLVGAIDQKTLDEQRGVVQNEKRQGENQPYGQLREVVARTMYPVGHPYHHTTIGSMNDLNEASLDDVKTWFKTWYGPNNTVLVLAGDIDLATAKEKVAKYFGDIPATPTMAQPKVDVAVLKQDGRTTLEDKVPQVLVQRLWNVPQAASKDADLLDLVSDVLGGSASSRLDARLVHKDQLVDSISTYNYGSQLSGNFGIRATVKTGVEEAKVEAVINEELARLIKDGPTEEELERAKTTYRASFIRGIERIGGFGGKADALASCATFTGDPGCFRESLANINAATIEQVRDAAAKWLGNPSHTFVVKPGARQPLVEETSAKPAPFITPKPDAKYTVSATGVDRKTGVPKVESFPQLKFPALQHARLKNGSTVVLAERHEIPVVNISYDFDGGYASDHGGKLGTAGFATSMLGEGAGELGSLAFKSRSEELGAAMEAGASLDGATASLSALKENLEPSVSLFSTMLRAPRFEPSEIDRVKAQWIAGIAQEKARPQTAALRVLPPLLYGEAHPYGIPFTGSGTEAAIAALDRNDLLNYQKQWLRPEQATVIVVGDTTLAQIVPMLDKYFGDWKGIGTAKAGVAIPEVKRPAKPRVFLIDQPGAVQANIYAGELMPSTKDAGSVQLGLSNDVLGGTFTSRLNMNLREDKHWSYGARTVLTNALGQRPFLSIAPVQIDKTAESVAEMQREIVDYTSGKQPATEAEVDKIVANELRSQPGAYETADAVMSTIGGIVRYGRPDNWVQVRNAQVAAFTPAQANAAAKGIDANALTWVIVGDLSKIQAPIEALKLGELSVIDADGKPVK